In a single window of the Bacillus clarus genome:
- a CDS encoding glutaredoxin family protein, translating to MKVVLYTKKDCGLCEKAKQVLKEVQCEYSFQIEEIDIYEDDDLLEQYHLMIPVVKIDGKQVEYGNIHKGVIINYINNAVKS from the coding sequence ATGAAAGTTGTACTATATACAAAAAAAGATTGTGGTCTTTGTGAAAAGGCGAAACAAGTTTTGAAAGAAGTGCAATGTGAATATTCTTTTCAGATCGAGGAAATAGATATATATGAAGATGATGACCTTTTAGAGCAATATCACCTTATGATTCCAGTCGTAAAAATAGACGGAAAACAAGTAGAATATGGTAACATTCACAAAGGTGTCATAATAAACTATATAAACAATGCAGTTAAGAGTTGA
- the cggR gene encoding gapA transcriptional regulator CggR: MRSWIQNTKKLLPDLLPVMQTRMQILQYIRLMQPIGRRNLSASLGMTERVLRSEVQVLKEQNLVHVASSGMTLTEEGTTLVLALEDFMKEISGLKVLEKQLKETLDLDEVFVVPGDSDESPWVKLEMGRACVTCIKDRLTANNIVAVAGGTTLAAAADMMQLDCKDLHMLFVPARGGIGEGVELEANTICAKMAQNTMSNYRLLYVPDHVSSEAYASIVTEPSVKEVLELIRSSNIVIHGIGDALTMARRRNTSEADWLKIQASEAVGEAFGYYFNEQGNVVHKVRTVGMQLEDLQHVSHVVAVAGGSSKAKAIQAVIKQGHTSILITDEGAAKQLTKGITL, translated from the coding sequence ATGCGCTCATGGATTCAGAATACAAAAAAATTATTACCTGATCTGCTACCTGTTATGCAAACAAGAATGCAAATTCTTCAGTACATTAGGCTTATGCAGCCCATTGGAAGAAGAAACTTATCTGCAAGTCTTGGTATGACAGAACGAGTATTGCGAAGTGAAGTGCAAGTTTTGAAAGAACAAAACTTAGTTCACGTCGCTTCTTCTGGAATGACTTTGACAGAAGAAGGAACAACTTTAGTTCTTGCTTTGGAAGACTTTATGAAAGAAATTTCCGGGTTAAAGGTTTTAGAAAAACAACTTAAGGAAACATTAGACTTGGATGAAGTTTTCGTTGTCCCTGGTGATAGTGATGAATCACCTTGGGTCAAACTGGAGATGGGCCGTGCTTGTGTGACTTGTATAAAAGACCGTCTGACAGCGAATAATATCGTTGCTGTGGCTGGAGGAACAACGCTAGCTGCTGCTGCGGACATGATGCAACTTGACTGCAAAGATTTACATATGCTATTTGTCCCAGCTCGTGGTGGAATTGGAGAAGGTGTTGAATTAGAAGCCAATACCATTTGTGCCAAAATGGCGCAAAATACGATGAGCAATTATCGCTTATTGTATGTTCCGGATCACGTTAGTAGCGAAGCATATGCGTCTATTGTGACAGAGCCTTCCGTGAAAGAAGTTCTTGAGTTGATTCGATCTTCCAATATCGTCATTCATGGAATTGGTGATGCGTTAACAATGGCACGTCGCAGAAATACTTCAGAAGCAGATTGGTTAAAGATTCAAGCGAGCGAAGCAGTTGGCGAAGCTTTCGGTTACTACTTTAATGAACAAGGGAATGTTGTTCATAAAGTAAGAACAGTTGGTATGCAACTAGAGGATTTACAACATGTATCTCACGTTGTTGCAGTCGCTGGAGGTTCTTCGAAGGCAAAAGCAATACAGGCTGTAATTAAACAAGGGCACACTTCAATTCTAATTACAGATGAAGGTGCAGCAAAACAGTTAACAAAGGGTATTACCCTTTAA
- the gap gene encoding type I glyceraldehyde-3-phosphate dehydrogenase, producing the protein MTKIGINGFGRIGRNVFRAALNNSEVEVVAINDLTDAKTLAHLLKYDTVHGTLNAEVSANENSIVVNGKEIKVIAERDPAQLPWSDYGVEVVVESTGRFTKKSDAEKHLGGSVKKVIISAPASDEDITVVMGVNHEQYDAANHNVVSNASCTTNCLAPFAKVLNEKFGVKRGMMTTIHSYTNDQQILDLPHKDLRRARAAAENMIPTSTGAAKAVALVLPELKGKLNGGAVRVPTANVSLVDLVVELDKEVTVEEVNAAFKAAAEGELKGILGYSEEPLVSIDYNGCTASSTIDALSTMVMEGNMVKVLSWYDNETGYSNRVVDLAAYMTSKGL; encoded by the coding sequence ATGACTAAAATTGGTATTAATGGATTTGGACGTATCGGACGTAACGTATTCCGCGCAGCTCTTAACAACTCTGAGGTAGAAGTAGTAGCAATCAACGACTTAACAGATGCTAAAACATTAGCTCACCTTTTAAAATATGACACAGTTCACGGAACTTTAAATGCAGAAGTATCTGCTAACGAAAACAGCATCGTTGTTAACGGTAAAGAAATTAAAGTTATCGCTGAGCGTGACCCAGCTCAATTACCATGGAGCGACTACGGAGTAGAAGTAGTAGTAGAATCTACTGGTCGTTTCACTAAAAAATCAGACGCTGAGAAACACTTAGGTGGATCAGTTAAGAAAGTTATCATCTCAGCTCCAGCTTCTGACGAAGATATCACTGTAGTTATGGGTGTTAACCACGAACAATACGATGCAGCTAACCACAACGTAGTATCTAACGCTTCTTGTACTACAAACTGTCTAGCTCCATTCGCTAAAGTATTAAACGAAAAATTCGGCGTAAAACGCGGAATGATGACAACAATTCACTCTTACACTAACGACCAACAAATCTTAGACTTACCACACAAAGATTTACGTCGTGCTCGTGCAGCAGCTGAAAACATGATCCCAACATCTACTGGTGCTGCTAAAGCTGTAGCATTAGTATTACCAGAACTTAAAGGTAAATTAAACGGTGGCGCTGTACGTGTTCCAACTGCTAACGTTTCTCTTGTTGACTTAGTTGTTGAACTTGACAAAGAAGTAACAGTTGAAGAAGTAAACGCAGCATTCAAAGCAGCAGCTGAAGGCGAATTAAAAGGTATCCTTGGATACAGCGAAGAGCCATTAGTATCTATCGACTATAACGGATGCACAGCTTCTTCTACAATCGATGCATTATCTACAATGGTAATGGAAGGTAACATGGTTAAAGTACTTTCTTGGTACGATAACGAAACTGGTTACTCTAACCGTGTAGTAGACTTAGCTGCATACATGACTTCTAAAGGTCTTTAA